Within Diospyros lotus cultivar Yz01 chromosome 15, ASM1463336v1, whole genome shotgun sequence, the genomic segment AGCACGCCcctcctttttatttttctaagcGCAATCATCgcttctttattaatttttccaGAGCAATTATGCGGGTCTGCCACCCAACAGCCTGCATTCCTTTCAATTTCAATGTCCTGTTctttacataattaattaattcttttatattatataaataattttatataaaaatcaaaaatagattgataatttttacaactaacattttattaaaaatatcattaatttttaaactttttatataatataattttttatataattaatattttatactatTTAAATATCATATGCTAGTCAATAATTGTTGTGGCCTAccattgaaataatttttttccttaaaatctTCGGGAAGCGTGCCCTCATAGCCTTGAACAGCGTACATGTACCTCTCAAGATGAATGCCCATAGTCCTTAAAACACGTGTCCACGATCGGACGCTTGTTCAGCGGGTACCACGTTTTGAAGCGAAGTTAAaagagtgcaattttgttcaccccctttaacgggggtgaagATATCATTGTGGCCCTGATCAAGGGGCTGTTCTGACTTTGATGGCGATGGCGAAAATTAatggaaaggaaaaggaaaagagataaaaagCTAAAAGCCCTTTGCCATTCCAAATACATAGCgcttttttttcttgttctacTCCCTCCTAACCCAACTTCTACCTACCCACCATTTTCTCGACTTCCAAACAGTCCAGATATACATTGCTTAGCTTTTCTATAGACTAACCCCTTAGCAGAGTAATCTAATCTCTTGTTTCAATTCTAAttcaactaaattaatcaaaaagatttaaaaaccttgatctttcttatatatatatatatatatataaattcatcaACATCAATACTAAATTGTTgatcattcttttatatatttgatgagTACACTCCATAGAGAGGCCGTCCTCCtatctttgaaaaattaatattgattagTGGGAACTATCGGAGGCTTGGACTAGTTGTGCGGTCGAGATTAATTTACAGagaaaaagatttcaaattcaaagtaTACGTACAGGACAATGAGCTTACCCCTTTGATGAATGGTGGCCACAGAACCTGAAGGGGGTAAATAACACCAAAGTCGtaaaattttggtgtttttttttacAGGTCACtgaatttttattctttataaaataataaaaaaaatcagatttgaaTTTGTGAAGAATTCGTATGtttctttacaaatttaatgttattaatattaattattatgtggTAACACTGGAatgtttacaaaaaaaaaattgacatgatTTGTTAGTTCAATGATCTATGTATGTCGACTGGTACAGCTGACTTTTCCTATCTCTATCTTAAAAAAGTTAAAGGAAATCAACTAAATAATCGGGATCGTAAAAGGATGCTGTTACCTTAATTGTCAAAGATGTGTTGGAATTTGAATATCCTCTACCActttattgaatattttaaatagaaaagaattatATGTATTGGTTTTCCCTTACACTAACGAACAAAATAACACGTGACTTTAGTCCGCCAACGACCAAAATAATCCAAGCTAATGGACCTAAAAAATCTGAACTGTACTTCAAGTGGCACCTGTTAATTCATTCAACAAatatcagaaaaaaataaaaaaattgacgTGATTTGTTAGCTATGTATGtcaacaaataaattattaagtgaagtcaaacaaaactaataattaaCTTCTTCAAGGCTTAAAATAATTGATCACTTCCCACATACGGACCCACCACCCTATTTATCACACACaatcaaaataacttatttatatTATCTCACAATTTATTGAGTTAGTTtatcaacaattaaatgcaaaataaagataaaaaaaaattaaaaaatttcctGTAACTTTTCCGGGACATGTAGCATTTATCGAAATAACTTTGACACAGTACCGTACGACGGGGCCCACTCATGGACTCCGttatcttatataaaaataaaaataaaaattatattatcattatttgaaCTCAATGTTTCCAAGTACTAGTTAATTTTTCATACGACTTTACAATTATAccaagaaattattttatttttaccaaaaatcattattttacTACAATGACGTCTTTAATCTTTGTATCTAAGAGTAAATTGAAAGCCTGTAATTCGTTGCAAGAAAAAgtattattaaatattgatgaagaaattaaacGGTGCATGTAATGTTACCAATTACGCACGAAGCTGACCGTGTAATATGACTAATTTCGCATGTGTCTTGTCACGCGAATGGTTCTTCTAGAAAATCACAACACTTGTCTCCTCTCCCTGTATATAAACGGACCCAAGGCTCCGATCATTGAACGCAGTTGCGAGCTTAATTAGAGCGTTTCACATAGAGGAATTAGCAAGGCGGAGATCAGTGCAATGGCGTCTGCAGCAACCAGTAGGGTAACGGATATTCCTTCGTCTCTCTCTAATATTAATTTccttggtgtgtgtgtgtgtgtgcccCGATTCAGTGCTTTTTATTCTTTCTCACGATTTATACTCTTCAGTACGTATAATCTTAATTACTGTGGAACTTGTCTGATGATTAGTTAACTAATCTTATCGTTTGTGTagtgattcatatatatatatatatatagtaaagaTTGCCAAAGGGTTGCACCGATATCTCTgggtttttatgttttgtttctttctgCTAAGTGATCTCTGGCTAGTTTAGGAATCAGTTCTTGGTTGATGTACGTACGTGGTACATGGGATGGAACTCGCAGAAATTTCACGTAAGGGAGggattttcttgtttgtttactcatatatttaatttattatgacaATTAAGAAGAATTGGGGGCAAAATTCATTAGCACTCTTGAATTTTCTGtgcaaaatatatatgaagGGGTACGTGTTCAGGAAGGAAATAAATGAAGTGGTGTATTTTAATTCTGACATTCTTCTACGATGTTGtgtattttaatatcttttacaCACGAACTCTCTATTTCACCCATGATTGGAATGTCGCAACTCTGTTGTGTGGGCATTTCCAGCTATAGAAATGTGCAGATCCAAGCTCCATCCAGGGCCGGCCCTGGGCATAGGCTGCCTAGGCAGCAGCCTAGGGCCCATGCCCATTTTCAGCCAGGAGAGGGCCCATGCCTATTTTAATGTCGCAACTCTGATGTATGATTTATTAGTTatgtcttttgattttttttattaatttttaaattattaattaattttgtgtttatattttaatatttgtgatCTCTCTCTTATTAGTGAATTTATACTAATAGATTGACGATTAtgtctattgaaaaacatatgttagcacaaattaattataataatttaattattaatttttcatctaaaactattaagaaaataaatttaaagtgaaatattatgaattttatataataatttttttatttatattaattttatttttaaatataatcgtAAAGGAtccataaaaattttaacttagGGAACTCTAGTCTCAGGGCCGGCCCTGGCTCCATCCACCCACTAATAATAGGATTATGCTACTTGTCGAGAAAGCTAAAGCTTTACcgaaaaagttaaattttattttaatttttttggtcctattttctttctaaaatcCCGCCCAACGCCTTttcactccctctctctccctctttcactctctctcccactctctctctGAATCTCGTCACTGCAGCTTGCACCGTCCGCCATCACTGCTTGCACCGCCGCCATCGCCCAGACCACCGCCGTTCGCACCGCTGTCGAACCTCAGGGTCATTTGAGTCGAAGCCCATGGGCGTGGCCACATGAAACACACCGGAGCAACCTTCGATGGCCTCATCGAAGCTCCCGTCTTCGCCCAGATCCGCCTTCCACAGCGTCAAGTTGGTGTCGGCATTTGGTGGCTCCATCATCGGCTTCACCTTCTTCATGTTCCCTAACATTAAACGAAAAATCATCATAGAATTGTTCTCCTTATTCTAATTCTTCTTCCCTTTGATCCTGCTTGAATTCTTCCCATTAATAGATTGGAACTAAAACTGGTTTGTGTACCTGGGTCGCGAACGGTTGCGCGGACAGTATAGCCGCGTTGAAGAAGCCTCATGACGAGCCACGAGCCGATGAACCCGGAATCTTCGGTGACGCATACGGTGGCCGGCGGTGGAGAAACTTCCATGGCTAAAGGCTAGAGCTAAAGCTTGAAGGTGGGAATATTCTGAACAAAGATTGATAGAATTTGGAAATATTCTGGAAATGAcgcataataatttatttttaaattatttttttcatcattttctctTCCTAAAGCCCTCCCAACTTCATTttcacacactctctctctctgtcttacTCCTCACTCGCTCGCTCACCCACAGTCGCCCAACTtcacccattctctctctctctctctctcacacacacacaccccccctCGGCCTTGACGGAGGAACGCGCCACCGCCGTCGCCGTCACCCCCGCCACCGTTGCTCGCACCGCTGTCGCCCACACCCGGCTAGCCTCGGCCTTGAGAGAGAATGGCGCCATCGTCATCGCCCGCTGTCTCCCCCGCCAAAGCCGTGAACACAGCCCGCCGTCGCCCCCTCCGCTTGCACCGCCGTCGACCTTCCCTCAGATCGCCCCCCCAGCCGGCCACAGAAACGAGCAACCGCTAGTTGCCCCCCACCCGATGGTACTCACAGAAACCCGCCACCACCGAAAGTTCAAGTTTACAACTATGGAGATTCAACCGTTAGGTCACTAAGTCACGCACGGGAGGGATTTTCTTAATTGTCTGTTTACTCACTCATATATTTAAACTGTTTTTGCGTggacatacatatatttatatatttttttttctactttaatttgttctatttccttttctcgggatgatgatgatttagttgtgaaaatgaaaaataaagaacatgatttatttttttgacatatcCTCTTTTCTGCTCTCTTAACATTTCCGCACTCATCACTTATAGTCCCTTCGTCCAACAATCAAGGCTGTGGCCCATTTCATTGGAGCATGCGCCTGCCCCGCCGGAAACTTGAGGAGCATGGTCTCCGCCTCCCTCCTCATCATGTCCGTCGCGGGAGCCACCTACACGGTCCTCCTCAACTCCAGCCACGTCAAATCTTCCTTGGGTTACGACCAGACCACTCTCACTCTCCTCAGCTTCTTTAAGGACGTCGGCAGCAACGTTGGCCTTCTATCCGGCCTCATCCACAAGGTCACCCGGCCCTGGGTAGTGCTCCTCATCGGTGCTGCCATGAACTTCTCCGGCAACTTCATGATCTGGCTCGCCGTCACCGGCAAACTGGCCAAGCCCAGCGTCTGGCAAATGTGTCTCTACATCTGCGTCGGCGCAACTTCCCACTCCTTTTTCAACAACGGCGCTTTGGTCACCTGTGTCGAGAACTTCCCGGAGGGCCGGGGAATCGTTTTGGACCTCTTGAAAGGCTTCGTCGAAATTGGCAGCGCCATTCTGACACAGCTTTATCATGCTATCTACGGCGACAATTCCAAGTCCCTAATCTTGCTCATCGCCTGGTTGCCCGCCGCCCttcccttcattttcctttggacCATTCGGAACATGAAGACCGTTCCCCAAACGAATGAAGTCATGGTTTTCTACAATCTTCGGTACATCTCTGTCGACCTCGCTGGGTTCCTCATGTTCAGAATTATCGTTCAGAATAGGACCAGCTTCTCCAGGATCGAATATGGCGCCAGCTTCGGAGTTGTGCTGGTTCTTCTCTTCACGCCGCTTCTCTTCGTCATGCAAGAACAGCTCAAGGCATGGAAGGCCAACAAACAAGTGTTGGATGGCTCGAGTTCTCAGGTATAATATAGgtttaattcattcaaaacaatgctatatatatatatattgttttcccttcttataGTACGTCAATTCTCAGGTACCAGAAGGCATTGAGAACCCACCGCCACCAGCGGCGGTGGAACCAGAGGGATCGAATCGGCCTGCCGGAGACCTAAAAAGCTCGAAAAAGACGGATTCTTGTCGGAACAATGCATTCCTTCCGCAGGACCAAGGCGAGGACTACACCATCCTACAAGCACTCTTTAGCATCCACATGATAATTCTCTTCGTTGCCACGACATGCGGCGTCGGTGGCACGCTGACAGCGATAGACAACCTCGGCCAAATCGGCCTGGCCCTTGGCTACCCCGCCTCCACCGCCACCACCTTCATCTCCCTCATGAGCATATGGAAATATCTCGGTCGGGTCGTCTCCGGCTTCACCTCCGAAACCTTCCTCTCCAAGTACAAATTCCCTCGCCCCCTGATGTTCTCGCTCATGCTCCTCCTCTCTTGCTTCGGTCACCTCCTCATCGCTTTCGGCGTGCCCAATTCTCTCTACGTTGCCTCCGTGATCATTGGCTTCTCCTTCGGAGCTCAATGGCAGCTGCTCTTCGCCATAATATCGGAGATTTTCGACCTCAAATACCACTTCACTCTGTATTATTTTGGCGCCCTGGCAAGCCTGGTTGGAATGTACATTCTCAACGTGAAGGTCGCCGGCCGGCTTTACGACCAGGAAGCACTGAAGCAAATGGAGGCCAAGGGGCTGAAAAGGCTCAACGGAGAGGAGCTGACGTGCACTGGCGTGGAGTGTTACAAGAAGGCTTTCATTGTCATCACTGCTGCAACTCTGTTTGGGTGCGTTGTCTCGCTGGTTTTGGTGCTTATACACAGGAAGTTCAGAGAGCAGGCCGATccggcggcggcggaggcggGGCAGGCTTTGCAAGTACAAACTGTGACGGGGCAAATGGGGTAGTGCAGCTAAGGGAGGTGGCTTCCGGCAGCGCCGTGGCAGGCTCTGCAAGTACAAACTGTGACGCGGCCACTGCCGGAATCATGTATACCACCGCCATGCACCACGAAAGAAACTGACGACGAAGAGTTGATCAGCAAATCACTATGGCATATTTTCATCCCAATAAGATACTGACGACGAAAAGTTTCACAGTTCGTGCATttagtggtttttttttttttttggctaaagcCTAAAGTTTCACAGTTTGTATCTGCGAAAAATGGCTGTCGGAAGGGCAGTTTAGGTTTCCATTTCTCAAAGTTTGcccttttggtttttgtttgGCTTGAAATGAACATGCCTTCCTGTTTCCATTAGTAAAGAAGAACCAAAATTGGAGTGATGCAAAATTGGATTATGTTATTGTAATTTGATTGCTTTTATGCATGTTTTccttttatcaaataaataattttgctTTAAAGTTTTGTTCTATTTATTACCATTTTATATGATTGTAGACTTAAAGCCTAATAAATTATTCGTCATTACACATCAAATTTCACAGTTTAGTAAATCACTATTGCATATTAATTTCCATCCCAATAAGTCGAAGGTTAAATCTGAAagtgttatatttaatgaaaccTCAAATGAGGCCAAGGCTGGGGGCTTCTTATGGCAACCGTGGGCTGCTCCTTGGGCGCCCACTGGAAGGCCATAAGAAGCAGCCACTTTGGGGCAGCCCAATTGTCTTGTGGCTTTTGTTGTTTTGTCTGCTGCTGTTGTCCCGTTTGCACGA encodes:
- the LOC127792283 gene encoding dihydroflavonol 4-reductase-like; translation: MEVSPPPATVCVTEDSGFIGSWLVMRLLQRGYTVRATVRDPGNMKKVKPMMEPPNADTNLTLWKADLGEDGSFDEAIEGCSGVFHVATPMGFDSNDPEVRQRCERRWSGRWRRCKQ
- the LOC127792284 gene encoding uncharacterized protein LOC127792284; protein product: MVSASLLIMSVAGATYTVLLNSSHVKSSLGYDQTTLTLLSFFKDVGSNVGLLSGLIHKVTRPWVVLLIGAAMNFSGNFMIWLAVTGKLAKPSVWQMCLYICVGATSHSFFNNGALVTCVENFPEGRGIVLDLLKGFVEIGSAILTQLYHAIYGDNSKSLILLIAWLPAALPFIFLWTIRNMKTVPQTNEVMVFYNLRYISVDLAGFLMFRIIVQNRTSFSRIEYGASFGVVLVLLFTPLLFVMQEQLKAWKANKQVLDGSSSQYVNSQVPEGIENPPPPAAVEPEGSNRPAGDLKSSKKTDSCRNNAFLPQDQGEDYTILQALFSIHMIILFVATTCGVGGTLTAIDNLGQIGLALGYPASTATTFISLMSIWKYLGRVVSGFTSETFLSKYKFPRPLMFSLMLLLSCFGHLLIAFGVPNSLYVASVIIGFSFGAQWQLLFAIISEIFDLKYHFTLYYFGALASLVGMYILNVKVAGRLYDQEALKQMEAKGLKRLNGEELTCTGVECYKKAFIVITAATLFGCVVSLVLVLIHRKFREQADPAAAEAGQALQVQTVTGQMG